A window from Deinococcota bacterium encodes these proteins:
- a CDS encoding helix-turn-helix domain-containing protein has translation MKILNLLTVEEVAGLLRVDEASVRRWLRQGQLHGVKVGRSWRVDETALQAFLGKHTEMEPQLQPHWFVAEAEALAASTALGHAEKPGDVRKDLGNYWAETFE, from the coding sequence ATGAAGATCTTGAACCTGCTGACCGTTGAGGAGGTTGCCGGCTTGCTTCGCGTCGATGAGGCGAGCGTGCGCCGCTGGCTGCGGCAAGGACAACTCCACGGCGTCAAGGTAGGTCGCTCCTGGCGCGTTGACGAAACGGCGTTGCAAGCGTTTTTAGGGAAGCACACGGAGATGGAGCCCCAGTTGCAACCCCACTGGTTCGTGGCTGAAGCGGAAGCACTGGCAGCGTCAACCGCCCTCGGCCACGCCGAGAAGCCTGGGGATGTCAGGAAAGATTTGGGCAACTATTGGGCTGAAACCTTCGAGTAG